From the Shewanella amazonensis SB2B genome, one window contains:
- a CDS encoding PH domain-containing protein encodes MTTQSFILTPLAGSALWGAIGLLIGVILIGFFARRKPMTKTASAVATGIILAVVGLLGWIFIGALSPEARLEQDKLVLDLPAYSRIIPVSSLQLGEARVMATSAADAPKLGFRTNGVGTPGYNLGWFRLKGTDAKALVSVTGTDPLLVIPVDEGYTLVLSTPDGEALLAALHNEQER; translated from the coding sequence ATGACAACGCAAAGCTTTATACTCACGCCACTGGCGGGCAGCGCCCTCTGGGGCGCCATAGGCCTGCTGATAGGGGTAATACTGATTGGTTTTTTTGCCAGACGTAAACCCATGACCAAAACGGCCAGTGCCGTTGCCACTGGCATTATTCTCGCTGTGGTTGGTCTGTTGGGGTGGATTTTCATTGGGGCTTTATCACCGGAGGCCCGCCTCGAGCAGGATAAGTTGGTGCTGGACTTGCCCGCTTACAGCCGCATCATTCCTGTATCTTCTTTACAGCTTGGTGAAGCTCGTGTGATGGCCACATCGGCTGCTGATGCGCCTAAACTGGGGTTTCGAACAAACGGGGTCGGTACACCGGGCTACAATCTCGGTTGGTTTCGCCTCAAGGGGACTGACGCCAAGGCACTCGTCTCGGTGACAGGCACAGATCCCTTGTTGGTTATCCCGGTGGATGAGGGGTATACCCTGGTGCTGAGCACACCAGATGGGGAGGCCTTGTTGGCCGCTTTGCATAACGAACAAGAACGCTGA
- the rarD gene encoding EamA family transporter RarD, which translates to MNTDHEYRKGILLAIGAYTMWGFAPLYFKLLEQISATDILLHRVIWSFVFTALLMVFIGGFGKLRQLLKAPKQLLVLLVTSVLIAGNWLLFIWAVNNDHMLDASLGYYINPLLNVLLGMVFLGERLRPLQWFAVFLATVGVTVQVISFGSIPVVSLALAGSFGIYGLLRKKVKVDAKTGLLVETAILMPVALGYLVLTLGSAEHSMLSNDWQLNLLLVAAGIVTTAPLLCFAGAAVRIPLSMLGFFQYIGPSIMFILAVSLYGEPFGVEKSITFGFIWTALAVFTLDMLRRRG; encoded by the coding sequence ATGAACACCGACCACGAATACCGCAAGGGCATATTACTCGCCATTGGCGCGTACACCATGTGGGGCTTCGCACCTTTATATTTCAAACTATTGGAGCAAATTTCTGCCACCGACATCCTGCTCCACCGGGTTATCTGGTCGTTTGTGTTTACCGCGTTGCTGATGGTGTTCATCGGCGGCTTTGGCAAGCTGCGCCAACTGCTGAAGGCCCCCAAACAGCTATTGGTGTTGCTGGTTACATCGGTTTTGATTGCCGGTAATTGGCTGCTCTTCATCTGGGCGGTGAATAACGACCATATGTTGGATGCCAGCCTGGGTTATTACATCAATCCACTGCTCAATGTACTGTTAGGGATGGTGTTTCTGGGCGAACGACTCAGACCCTTACAGTGGTTTGCGGTGTTCCTTGCCACCGTTGGCGTGACGGTGCAGGTGATATCTTTCGGTTCCATTCCCGTGGTATCGCTGGCGCTGGCAGGCTCATTTGGCATTTATGGCCTGCTGCGAAAAAAGGTCAAGGTGGATGCCAAAACCGGACTTTTGGTAGAAACCGCCATCTTGATGCCCGTTGCCCTGGGTTATTTGGTGCTGACGCTTGGCAGTGCAGAGCACAGCATGCTGAGCAATGACTGGCAGCTCAATCTGCTACTGGTCGCTGCCGGGATTGTGACCACAGCACCGCTGCTGTGCTTTGCGGGGGCGGCGGTGCGTATTCCTTTATCCATGCTGGGCTTTTTCCAATATATAGGCCCCAGCATTATGTTTATCCTGGCGGTCAGCCTCTATGGCGAGCCTTTTGGCGTGGAAAAGAGCATCACCTTCGGTTTTATCTGGACGGCACTGGCGGTGTTCACACTGGACATGCTCAGGCGTCGGGGTTGA